One Alicyclobacillus acidoterrestris DNA window includes the following coding sequences:
- a CDS encoding acyltransferase family protein, whose product MPKPLKGNSRYMPGLDGLRALAVLAVIGYHLNLGFLPGGLLGVGVFFVLSGYLITDLLVAQWRNRGRLNLRDFWWRRARRLLPGMVAMLLAVLVWVTLFDRTQLTTVHQDALASVLYVSNWWFIFHKVSYFASFGRPSPLGHLWSLAVEEQFYLVWPLVLAMGLACLRRRWKLLTLTLVVATASAVAMAVIYQPGTDPSRVYYGTDTRAFGLLIGAALALVWPSAKLTAKVGALRRTMLELSGALALTVVLYMMVRTNEYDPLLYRGGLVLLSVASAVVVAVLAHPASSLGKVLGWKPLRWLGVRSYGIYLWHYPVIVLTSPAVNTGGVNVVRDVLQVVASIGLAALSWRYLEEPIRQGALARLWTALRQLWATPVFRWSAVTSSVAAVALFTVGVVEASPFAPGKAVSAVSASAGTTVSDQATTGAEAKDSPASAKTTGLPVHSAPKAQHTSDSTGTDTGSGANGASSSVKTGAGAATTDGSGAGTSGTATSDNPTGQLTSIASGTGITTIGDSVMVDATPDLQKLLPGIICDGQIGRQLTQAGATVSALKASGQLGDRVVIELGTNGPFTADQLTQLLQSLGPVKQIVLVNTRVPRPWESVVNATLAQVAKSFPHTTLVDWYAASAGHSGYFYPDGVHLNPTGAEAYAELLAHAIAQ is encoded by the coding sequence ATGCCTAAGCCCCTGAAGGGAAACAGTCGGTACATGCCGGGACTGGACGGACTGCGGGCGTTGGCTGTACTGGCTGTGATTGGCTACCACCTCAATTTGGGATTTTTGCCGGGGGGCCTTTTAGGGGTCGGTGTATTTTTTGTGCTGTCCGGGTACCTCATTACCGATTTGCTTGTGGCGCAGTGGCGAAACCGAGGTCGGTTGAATCTGCGCGATTTTTGGTGGCGGCGTGCGCGCCGCTTACTGCCGGGCATGGTGGCGATGCTCTTGGCGGTGTTGGTATGGGTGACGTTGTTTGATCGGACACAGCTCACGACTGTCCATCAAGATGCATTGGCATCCGTCTTGTATGTGAGCAATTGGTGGTTCATTTTTCACAAGGTCTCCTACTTCGCCAGTTTTGGTCGGCCGTCTCCGCTTGGACATTTGTGGTCATTGGCGGTGGAGGAACAGTTTTATCTCGTTTGGCCGCTCGTGCTTGCGATGGGGCTCGCCTGTCTCAGACGGCGGTGGAAACTGTTAACCCTGACACTCGTCGTGGCAACTGCGTCGGCCGTTGCGATGGCGGTGATTTATCAGCCGGGTACGGACCCCAGCCGGGTTTATTACGGTACGGATACGCGCGCCTTTGGCCTGCTGATCGGCGCAGCACTGGCACTGGTCTGGCCGAGTGCCAAGCTGACTGCGAAAGTTGGCGCGCTTCGGCGAACCATGTTGGAGTTATCCGGTGCACTGGCCCTAACTGTGGTTCTGTATATGATGGTTCGCACAAACGAATACGATCCACTTCTCTACCGCGGGGGACTCGTCTTGCTCTCCGTTGCCAGTGCCGTGGTTGTCGCCGTCCTTGCGCACCCGGCTAGCAGTCTCGGGAAGGTGCTTGGGTGGAAACCACTGCGATGGCTTGGTGTCCGATCCTATGGCATTTACCTCTGGCACTATCCAGTCATCGTACTCACCAGTCCGGCGGTCAATACAGGTGGCGTCAACGTCGTCCGGGACGTGCTGCAGGTGGTGGCGAGCATCGGACTCGCGGCGCTGTCGTGGCGCTACCTTGAAGAACCGATCAGACAAGGTGCACTTGCGCGCCTGTGGACGGCACTCCGACAGCTTTGGGCAACGCCTGTCTTTCGCTGGAGCGCCGTGACCTCATCTGTCGCCGCCGTGGCTCTGTTCACGGTCGGCGTGGTTGAAGCTAGCCCATTTGCCCCTGGAAAGGCAGTCAGCGCTGTGAGCGCGTCAGCGGGCACCACTGTTTCCGACCAAGCGACAACGGGCGCGGAGGCGAAGGATTCGCCTGCGTCCGCGAAGACGACCGGTTTACCGGTACACTCGGCGCCTAAGGCACAACACACGTCGGATTCCACTGGCACGGACACGGGTTCTGGCGCAAACGGCGCAAGCTCCTCCGTAAAAACGGGCGCGGGCGCAGCCACGACGGACGGTAGCGGCGCGGGAACGAGTGGCACTGCGACGTCTGATAATCCGACGGGGCAGTTAACGTCGATAGCCTCCGGAACCGGTATTACGACGATAGGCGACTCCGTCATGGTGGATGCGACGCCAGATTTGCAAAAATTGCTCCCGGGAATTATTTGCGATGGGCAGATCGGTCGTCAGTTGACGCAGGCGGGTGCGACGGTATCTGCGTTGAAGGCGAGCGGGCAGTTGGGGGACCGAGTCGTGATCGAACTTGGGACGAACGGGCCATTTACAGCGGATCAACTGACACAATTGCTCCAATCACTGGGGCCTGTCAAGCAGATTGTCCTAGTCAATACACGGGTGCCCCGTCCGTGGGAGTCGGTGGTCAACGCGACGTTGGCGCAGGTCGCCAAATCGTTCCCGCACACGACATTGGTGGATTGGTACGCTGCAAGCGCAGGTCATTCCGGCTATTTTTATCCGGATGGCGTGCACCTGAATCCGACGGGCGCAGAAGCTTATGCGGAACTGCTGGCACACGCGATTGCGCAATGA
- the ltaE gene encoding low-specificity L-threonine aldolase translates to MNGDRYVPKRIDLRSDTVTQPTEEMRRAMAVAPVGDDVYGEDPTIRELEELAAKRTGKEAALFVTSGTQGNLVAIATHVKTGEEVIAEAESHIFYYEAAGIAAVAGAQIRQVTGVRGVLQPNDVQRAIRPLDIHQPRTALISLENTHNRAGGTVTPVSVLQEIRSVAHASGVPVHMDGARLFNAAVASGCSAKDIADCVDTIQFCLSKGLGAPVGSVLAGPKSFIEAARQWRKRLGGGLRQAGILGAAGILALTKMVDRLADDHDNARILAERLANMPGVVVDLATVQTNIVLADIAETGMPMDTFLTRLREAGVLSTAFGPTTVRFVTHKDVTREDVLQAVDIVAEVLAHKH, encoded by the coding sequence ATGAATGGAGATAGATACGTGCCAAAGAGGATTGATCTACGCAGCGACACTGTCACTCAACCCACGGAAGAGATGCGTCGCGCGATGGCGGTTGCACCGGTTGGCGACGATGTGTACGGGGAGGACCCCACGATTCGCGAACTGGAGGAGCTGGCAGCAAAGCGTACAGGCAAAGAGGCGGCGTTGTTTGTCACCAGCGGCACCCAAGGTAATCTCGTCGCCATCGCTACACACGTGAAGACCGGCGAAGAGGTGATTGCCGAAGCCGAATCGCACATTTTCTATTACGAAGCCGCGGGCATAGCGGCGGTGGCCGGGGCACAAATTCGCCAGGTCACGGGCGTTCGAGGCGTGCTTCAGCCGAACGATGTACAGAGAGCCATCCGTCCTTTGGACATTCATCAACCTCGTACCGCACTCATTTCTCTGGAAAATACACACAACCGGGCAGGGGGCACCGTTACACCCGTTTCGGTACTGCAGGAGATTCGCTCGGTCGCCCACGCATCTGGCGTTCCGGTCCATATGGATGGCGCGCGGTTGTTCAACGCTGCGGTCGCTTCGGGTTGCAGTGCGAAGGACATTGCGGATTGCGTCGACACGATTCAATTTTGCCTCTCAAAGGGGCTTGGTGCACCTGTCGGATCTGTCCTTGCCGGCCCGAAGTCTTTTATTGAAGCCGCTCGGCAGTGGCGCAAGCGCCTCGGTGGCGGCCTGCGCCAAGCTGGCATTCTCGGTGCCGCCGGCATTCTCGCCTTGACGAAGATGGTCGACCGGTTGGCAGACGATCACGACAACGCCCGCATCCTGGCTGAACGCCTGGCGAACATGCCGGGGGTCGTGGTCGATCTCGCGACTGTCCAAACGAACATCGTACTGGCTGACATCGCAGAGACAGGCATGCCGATGGACACATTTCTCACACGACTGCGTGAGGCAGGGGTGCTGTCGACCGCTTTTGGTCCGACGACTGTCCGCTTCGTCACGCACAAGGATGTGACGCGGGAAGATGTGTTGCAGGCCGTCGACATTGTAGCTGAGGTGCTTGCTCACAAGCACTGA
- the pepF gene encoding oligoendopeptidase F, with translation MPDRLTRKQVPTQLTWNLADLFPSDEAWSSEVQAILDSLHSVSTYRGRLGESAKVLLECLEAGEQVNERMVRVVTFASLRQSEDGTNPVNQALAGKASAAMAEVHAALSFIEAEIAALDESTIQAWLQEESGLGVYERALQKVLDFKPYRLSPETESTLAALGQVFDGPYLVYQRSKLSDMQFAPAKDATGQEHPVSFALFEDVYEFTPDTVLRRNAYESFVETLKSYKNTFAAAYATEVNRQVALARLRGFSTTTEMLLQPQEVTLDMYNNQLDVIQTELAPHMRRLANLRKRLFGLDEMRFCDLKIPLDPTFNPRTSIEEASQMILDALAVMGPEYVENIRTGLANRWVDYPDNIGKATGAFCSSPYGVHPYILITWGDTMRSAFVLAHELGHAGHFALANQYQRLSNTRPSTYFIEAPSTMNEMLLAQYVLERSTDPRMRRWVISQLLGTYYHNFVTHLLEGELQRRVYRLADAGESIHASVLTEQKTEVLKQFWGDAVDIDEGAGLTWMRQPHYYMGLYPYTYSAGLTAATAVAKRIREEGPSAAAQWVEVLKAGGTKSPLELMQMAGVDMSTPAPISEAVAYVGQLVDELEAGFADEVQINASGR, from the coding sequence ATGCCGGATCGGTTAACGAGAAAGCAAGTCCCCACGCAACTCACATGGAACCTTGCGGATTTGTTCCCCTCTGACGAAGCTTGGTCTAGTGAAGTTCAGGCCATCCTCGACAGTTTACATAGCGTTTCTACGTATCGAGGCCGCCTCGGCGAATCTGCGAAAGTGCTTCTCGAATGCCTGGAAGCGGGCGAACAAGTCAACGAACGAATGGTGCGGGTCGTGACATTTGCGTCACTGCGCCAGTCGGAGGATGGGACGAATCCGGTCAATCAAGCGCTGGCAGGCAAAGCCTCCGCGGCGATGGCGGAAGTTCATGCCGCACTTTCGTTCATCGAAGCGGAAATCGCTGCACTCGATGAATCCACCATCCAGGCGTGGCTCCAAGAGGAATCAGGGCTTGGCGTATACGAGCGTGCCCTACAAAAGGTTTTGGACTTCAAGCCTTACCGATTATCGCCGGAAACGGAATCCACACTCGCCGCACTCGGACAGGTATTCGACGGCCCCTACCTGGTTTACCAGCGAAGCAAGTTGTCCGATATGCAGTTTGCGCCCGCGAAGGACGCGACTGGCCAGGAACACCCCGTCTCATTTGCGCTGTTCGAGGACGTGTACGAATTCACCCCCGACACCGTATTGCGCCGCAACGCGTACGAGTCGTTCGTAGAAACCCTCAAGTCGTACAAAAACACGTTTGCTGCGGCCTATGCGACAGAAGTCAACCGACAGGTCGCGCTGGCGCGCCTTCGCGGCTTCTCCACCACCACTGAAATGCTATTGCAGCCGCAAGAAGTGACACTAGACATGTACAACAACCAACTGGATGTCATTCAAACGGAATTGGCCCCGCACATGCGGCGCCTGGCCAACTTGCGCAAACGATTGTTCGGATTGGACGAAATGCGCTTTTGCGACTTGAAAATCCCGCTTGACCCCACGTTTAATCCACGCACCTCCATCGAAGAAGCGTCGCAGATGATTCTCGATGCGCTCGCGGTGATGGGTCCAGAATACGTAGAAAATATTCGCACGGGGCTCGCCAACAGATGGGTCGATTACCCAGACAACATCGGCAAAGCGACAGGCGCCTTCTGTTCGAGCCCGTACGGCGTGCATCCTTATATTCTCATCACGTGGGGCGATACGATGCGCAGCGCGTTTGTATTGGCGCACGAGCTCGGTCATGCAGGGCACTTCGCACTCGCCAATCAATACCAGCGCCTGTCCAACACGCGTCCATCCACTTATTTCATTGAAGCGCCGTCGACGATGAACGAGATGCTATTGGCTCAGTACGTCCTCGAACGTTCGACAGACCCTCGCATGCGCCGCTGGGTCATCAGTCAACTGCTTGGCACGTACTACCACAACTTTGTGACGCATTTGCTCGAAGGGGAACTGCAACGCCGCGTCTACCGTCTGGCCGACGCCGGAGAATCCATTCATGCAAGCGTCCTGACTGAACAAAAAACAGAGGTGTTGAAGCAGTTCTGGGGAGATGCCGTCGACATAGACGAAGGCGCGGGGCTCACCTGGATGCGTCAACCGCACTACTACATGGGATTGTATCCCTACACGTACTCCGCCGGCCTCACCGCCGCAACCGCCGTGGCCAAACGGATTCGCGAAGAAGGCCCAAGCGCGGCGGCACAATGGGTAGAAGTTCTGAAAGCGGGCGGTACGAAATCCCCACTGGAACTCATGCAGATGGCCGGTGTCGACATGTCCACGCCAGCTCCCATCTCGGAAGCGGTGGCCTACGTAGGACAACTCGTCGACGAACTCGAAGCGGGCTTCGCCGACGAAGTGCAAATCAACGCATCCGGGCGGTAA
- a CDS encoding FAD-dependent oxidoreductase, translating to MFNQRKLEFDVVVVGGGSAGVAAAVGAANVGAKTLIVERNPYFGGAGTHSSVFSYCGFFAQAEPLQQVVGGVGAQFLAELSAIGPEIEPRRNPASGNVIVIADGEKSKYALDRLLLRAGVVPRLHCQVIGAQVQGNRVVEIECVDHAGRLTVSADAFVDASGEADLTTLAGGAVRFGDDEGQVQAGTLVMRIGGVARDVPIARELFTEAIQLGKQAGIDTLSKEKGMVLRLASGDILALFVDESVNGLDAASLTAAEMSARQQAWSYLDVFRRHVPGFESAYLIQTGPALGIRETRHVRGQYTLAGEDVLSGVRHLDAVARGGWPVEIHQPGAPAVYQQIRDKSYYDIPLRSLAVEGFSNLWCAGRIISCDAIAFASARVMGTAFATGHAAGVAAAQSTRFTHPDADLVRAELLRQGALV from the coding sequence ATGTTCAACCAGCGAAAACTTGAGTTTGACGTCGTCGTGGTCGGCGGAGGTTCAGCGGGCGTGGCTGCGGCAGTAGGGGCGGCGAACGTCGGGGCCAAGACGCTCATTGTCGAACGGAATCCCTACTTTGGTGGAGCCGGGACGCACAGTTCAGTCTTCTCCTATTGCGGTTTTTTTGCACAGGCCGAGCCCTTGCAACAGGTGGTCGGCGGCGTCGGCGCGCAGTTTCTGGCGGAGCTCTCGGCGATTGGACCGGAGATTGAGCCGAGGCGCAATCCGGCGTCGGGGAACGTCATCGTCATCGCCGATGGCGAAAAGAGCAAATACGCGCTCGACCGCCTGCTGTTGCGCGCGGGTGTCGTGCCGCGTCTGCATTGCCAAGTCATCGGCGCGCAGGTGCAGGGGAATCGCGTCGTGGAAATCGAGTGTGTCGATCACGCCGGCCGCCTAACGGTAAGCGCCGACGCCTTTGTCGACGCCAGCGGCGAGGCCGATTTGACGACGCTGGCAGGTGGAGCGGTTCGCTTTGGCGATGACGAGGGGCAGGTACAAGCAGGGACGTTGGTGATGCGCATCGGTGGTGTCGCACGCGATGTGCCCATTGCCCGGGAGCTCTTTACAGAGGCGATTCAACTGGGCAAACAGGCTGGGATTGATACCTTGTCCAAGGAAAAAGGGATGGTCTTGCGCTTGGCATCGGGAGACATTTTGGCTCTGTTTGTCGATGAGTCGGTCAACGGGCTCGATGCGGCAAGCCTGACGGCTGCGGAAATGTCTGCGCGTCAGCAGGCATGGTCGTATCTCGATGTCTTTCGCCGTCACGTCCCCGGTTTTGAATCCGCGTATCTCATCCAAACGGGTCCCGCATTAGGCATTCGGGAGACTCGACACGTCCGTGGTCAGTACACGCTCGCGGGAGAGGACGTGCTGAGCGGCGTCCGGCATCTGGATGCCGTGGCGAGAGGTGGTTGGCCAGTGGAGATTCATCAACCAGGCGCACCAGCGGTGTATCAGCAAATTCGGGACAAATCGTATTACGATATCCCACTTCGGTCGCTCGCGGTTGAAGGGTTTTCCAACCTTTGGTGTGCTGGCCGCATCATCTCTTGCGACGCTATCGCGTTTGCGTCCGCGCGCGTAATGGGCACGGCTTTTGCTACGGGCCACGCTGCTGGTGTTGCAGCTGCGCAATCCACCCGGTTCACGCACCCCGACGCAGATCTCGTTCGCGCCGAGTTGTTGCGTCAGGGTGCGCTGGTTTAA
- a CDS encoding M3 family metallopeptidase: MHDQTVIQPILLKYGAQMDQKFCGCPFTPMLDDRRYGRMKQVRATGLQLFREENIPLQVREQEPVARYNEIIGGLTAHWEGQDKPYPQVVAQMDSPHREIREAAWRSVQQARRSIKDEVARIMDELVQLRHQIALNAGFDNYRDDVFCEKNREYTVADCYSFHQAVERYVIPAWDRLAKQLQQSLGIDSYHPWVTTPCTLSKPPFSTVEELMDGVETMLRCTAPDFGDKFAHMRAHGLLDLESRNGKAPGRFCDFFGYSKNTFVFANFSPSFFALIALIHKMGHAVNGYLQIRDEYEWTDLRAEVAELYSHGMELLCLDKLGEFYHDESSLKAAQREELHRSLNMLIGPLSGDIFQHWMYTHPSHTSAERDAKYFEIIQRFGGHPVDYRGLEEEASIGWIDSIHFIAFACAACLG, from the coding sequence ATGCATGATCAGACCGTCATCCAACCCATTTTACTGAAATACGGCGCACAAATGGATCAGAAGTTTTGCGGGTGTCCCTTCACCCCGATGCTGGACGACCGTCGCTATGGCCGGATGAAACAGGTACGGGCCACTGGGCTTCAACTCTTCCGTGAAGAAAACATTCCACTTCAGGTCAGGGAGCAAGAGCCCGTCGCCAGATACAATGAAATCATTGGTGGATTAACGGCGCATTGGGAAGGTCAAGATAAACCGTATCCGCAAGTGGTGGCACAGATGGATAGTCCCCATCGGGAAATTCGGGAAGCCGCATGGCGCTCAGTACAACAGGCGCGGCGGTCCATCAAGGATGAAGTTGCGCGTATCATGGACGAACTTGTTCAACTGCGTCACCAAATTGCCCTCAATGCGGGCTTTGATAACTATCGCGATGATGTGTTTTGCGAAAAAAACCGCGAATACACGGTTGCGGATTGCTACAGTTTTCACCAGGCAGTCGAACGCTACGTGATTCCAGCTTGGGACAGACTAGCCAAGCAACTGCAGCAGTCGCTTGGAATCGACAGCTACCACCCATGGGTCACGACGCCTTGTACGCTGTCAAAGCCGCCGTTTTCAACCGTTGAGGAACTGATGGATGGCGTCGAAACGATGCTGCGGTGCACAGCTCCCGATTTTGGTGACAAATTTGCGCATATGCGCGCACATGGACTCTTAGATCTAGAGAGTCGCAATGGCAAAGCACCTGGCAGATTTTGCGATTTCTTTGGATACTCAAAGAACACATTTGTGTTCGCGAACTTCAGTCCGTCATTCTTCGCACTGATTGCTCTGATACACAAAATGGGGCATGCAGTCAATGGTTATTTGCAGATTCGAGACGAATATGAATGGACTGACCTGCGCGCAGAGGTAGCCGAGCTGTATTCACACGGTATGGAACTGCTCTGCCTAGACAAACTGGGCGAGTTCTACCACGACGAATCTTCGCTCAAAGCTGCACAGCGGGAGGAACTTCACCGTAGTCTAAATATGTTGATTGGACCTCTGTCGGGTGATATATTCCAACATTGGATGTATACACATCCGTCTCACACGAGCGCCGAACGGGACGCGAAGTATTTTGAAATCATTCAGCGCTTCGGCGGTCACCCAGTCGATTATCGCGGCCTCGAAGAGGAGGCAAGTATCGGTTGGATAGACTCCATTCACTTCATCGCCTTCGCTTGTGCTGCTTGCTTGGGTTGA
- a CDS encoding glycosyltransferase → MSIWSGVLPEVLLVAWLVVFFRNLPDLLRIPHLTSQESSLFHTDCRHAGEANAPNEHERRMPKVSVVIAAKNEAARIGRTLDSLTSQAYDGDIEIVVVNDRSEDATGHVIDARAKQDSRIRPVHITYLPSGWLGKNHALYQGAKVANGEYILFADADVYFYPDAIHRAMAYAVEHQIDHLTIAPKMIARTTSLQLLTAFFTFNYLLFKRPHSAYRKRTRAHAGIGAFNLVRRSVYDAIGTHRAIMLRPDDDIFLGKLIKKHGYRQQFGIAESFVEIEWYDTTKDMLHGLEKAPLAAFRFSPTALILSMIPLLMLYGGPILGLVVGPGPYRWLYGIACVLMLSLYTVHVAYLKFPKYQIALLPIAMLLFIYGFVRAGVLAHRRGGLIWRDTFYAFDELKINASPHTR, encoded by the coding sequence ATGAGCATTTGGTCTGGAGTATTACCAGAAGTTCTGCTCGTTGCTTGGCTTGTCGTGTTCTTTCGAAACCTGCCAGATCTTTTGCGAATCCCTCATCTTACGTCACAGGAATCAAGCCTTTTTCATACCGACTGTCGACACGCGGGAGAAGCGAACGCGCCAAATGAACACGAACGACGAATGCCGAAGGTTTCCGTGGTCATTGCCGCAAAGAACGAAGCGGCTCGAATTGGCCGAACGCTGGATTCGCTGACAAGCCAAGCGTATGACGGCGACATTGAAATTGTGGTGGTCAATGACAGATCAGAGGATGCAACCGGTCACGTCATTGATGCAAGAGCAAAACAGGACAGTCGAATACGCCCAGTCCACATCACATATCTTCCATCTGGTTGGCTGGGGAAAAACCATGCCCTCTATCAAGGGGCAAAGGTTGCCAACGGAGAGTACATCTTGTTCGCGGATGCAGATGTCTATTTTTATCCGGATGCCATTCATCGCGCGATGGCATACGCGGTCGAGCACCAAATCGATCACTTGACGATCGCACCAAAAATGATCGCACGCACGACCTCATTACAACTTCTGACTGCTTTTTTCACGTTTAACTATTTGTTGTTTAAGCGCCCGCATTCCGCTTATCGCAAGCGCACGCGTGCACACGCGGGCATTGGTGCATTCAATTTGGTTCGCCGCAGCGTCTACGATGCCATCGGCACGCACCGCGCCATCATGTTGCGCCCGGACGACGATATTTTTCTTGGGAAACTCATCAAAAAGCACGGATATCGTCAGCAATTTGGCATCGCAGAATCATTTGTCGAGATCGAGTGGTACGACACCACAAAAGACATGTTACACGGACTGGAAAAAGCGCCGTTGGCGGCGTTTCGATTCTCACCAACAGCGCTTATCCTGAGCATGATTCCTTTGCTCATGTTGTACGGCGGCCCGATACTGGGCTTAGTCGTCGGACCCGGCCCCTATCGCTGGCTGTACGGCATAGCCTGTGTATTGATGCTGTCTCTATATACCGTACACGTCGCCTATTTGAAGTTTCCAAAGTACCAAATCGCACTACTTCCCATCGCGATGCTTCTATTCATTTACGGATTTGTTCGAGCCGGCGTGTTAGCGCATCGGCGCGGTGGTCTCATCTGGCGAGATACGTTTTATGCGTTCGACGAGTTGAAAATCAACGCATCACCCCATACGCGATGA